CTGTATTTTTGCATGCAATTGCAGAGAGAGCAACACACAGGGCAGGAGAGCACACTTCTCTGTTGCTCACAGCTTTCCTCCCAGGGATTTTCTGAAGGCGTTGCTCCCTCACCGCAGCCTTCCAAAAAGGCACTACGTGCTCCCAGCAGGCGGCTGCTGGGCACTATATTAGTACAGGGTGTGGAGAACTGGGAGCACTTTGAACCCTGGCAGAGTGCAGGCAAGGAGCAGCCGCAGGGGCCAGCAATGCCTGTGGGAGAGGACGTGGGTGATGGGAATGTGGCAGGAGGTGGTGTCCAGGTGGTGAACTCTGGGCCTGCCCTGTGTCCTTTAGAGTGCAACAGAATTAAAAGAGCGGAGTGCTGATGGCAGCAAGTACAATAGCTTTACTGGAAATCTGTGCACACTCAAAGCTGCTGGAGGGCTCCCATCGTCCCCAGCAACTGGGCAGGAGCACCAAGTGTGGGATTCAGCCCTGTGCCAGCCTTCACTCCTGCTCCTCCAGGATCAGCCTGATTTTCTCGCAGAACTCATCGATGGCACCAAACTCTCTTTCCAGCATGGCTGTGGCTGCATGGATTCTCTCCGCCAGCTCCAAGCATGTGCCATGGTGCAGATGTGCTGAGTCCTTGCTAATGAAGAAGATGTCCAGGGCCAGGCAGAGGCCAAGCAGAACATAGGAGGCTGTCCCGGCAAGGCTGGTGGCATTGCTGGCCCCTGCCACCACTGTGCTGACTCTGAGAGCGCTGCTGCCATTGAAGATGCTGCGCCCAAGCCCCACCACCACCCGGAACACCCCCAGGATGACATCCAGgttctcctcctgccccagaGCCTCCAGCAGCCTCCGTGCCCTCTCCACAGTCTCCTGGCAGCCCGTGAACGCCTGCGCCTGTGCTGCAAACTTCTCCAGCAGCATCTCAGCCTCGCCCTTCCTCACCAGGCAGCCCACGCTGCTGCTGATGGTGGCGGCAGTGCTGGTGATGCTCCCAGCTGTGGTGATGCCGAAACCCACGGCCGCCAACAGCAGCGTGTTAACCAATGCAGCaggggccagcagcagcccggCCATGGCTGCCACCCCCCCTGCCACACTCACCACCCCGCCGGCGATGTTGGCTACCAGCATGGCCCGCTGGCACTGGCCCAGGGCCTCTGCCGCTCTTCGCATGTCCCACAGGCATCTCCGCATGGCATCCCGGGTGGGCAGCAGGGCCAGCTGCACCATGTCCCCGATGGTGCTGGCAGCCGTGCTGAGCAGGACAGGGGGCTGTTAGATCTGGGGATGTGGCCGTGAAGCCTTTCCCACCCACCGCCCCAATCCTGGGCCACGCTCACCTCTGGGGCCCGCAGGCCGGCCCACCCCAGGGCAGTGCGTTCTCGCAGACGGAGTTACGTGCCGTCTCCCCGCAGCAGGCGTAGCAGCCACCCTGATAGGGCTGCCGGTGCCTCAGCACGATCTCAAACTCATACTCGATGCTGTTGGCGTTGAGCAGCGCCTTCCGCAGGGTCTCGGAGAGGGGCATGTGCCCGTCTGTGCAGATGGCCGTGCCGCCGCCGCCTGCCCTGAAGCTGGCCGTGGCATAAGTGATGTCGTGCAGGCCCAGGAAGTGCGAGGCCTCGTGGATCAACGTGCCGGGCTGTGAGTCCTTCTGCAGCTCATCGGGCGCCTGCCAGAAGAGCGGGCACAGGTAGATGGTGCGGTCCCATGAGTTCTGCTTGACGTAGGCATAGGAGCCGGCCTTGCGCGGGTTCTTAAGGAAGGCtgcctgctggagctgtgcaatGAGGCTCCGCAGCAGCCGCTCGGTCAGCATGGCGTAACGCTCCACCCAGCCTTCTCCTCCCACCCCAGTCAGCACCACCACATCCTTCAGGTTCTTCATCAGCACACGGTCCTTGCGTAGTGCATCCTCCAGCACCTCCAGTGCCACGCGCTGCGCCCGCCGGGCAATGCTGCACTCCTCCTCGCTCAGCTCCTCCGACACGTCCTCACAGCGGGGCAGCACGCAGCACCAGCTGCCCGTCACCACCTTGGTGTGGATCAGGGCGGCTTTGTGCTGGGACATCCTGCGGGGCAGCGGGTCAGGGcacctccctgtgctgcagatggCCCGGAGCGTGGAGACTCCCCCTTTACCTTCACCCTCCAGCCCAGCTCTCACCTTCCAGCCCTCACCCTCCACCTCCCACCTCCAGGCTCCACCATCACCCGGGGGTTCCACCAACCTGACCCGACCCGTGCAGTGCCCCAGCTGGGGATGGTTGGTGGAGAAGCAGCGGCCAGCAGCGCAGTTGTGagggcagtggcacagcaggcagcagtgacaCACTGATAGGAACCGTGTCTGGCGCTGATAAGATGCCTGGGATCCAGTGCTCATCAGCGCTGCTGTTGGGGCACCCCAACACCGAGTGGGGAACCCTGGCCATGCGTTGGGGTAGAGGGTGCAGTGATAGCATGGGGAGCACTTGCTGCAGTCCCCAACCCTCAGTTCTGCCCTTTCTGGTTCCCCTATGGGCTCTTGGCAGCTCCTGGGGTAGGGAGAGCACAGCCCtccccccagcactgcctgcatgAGGCCGATAGAGCCCAGCTGAGTGCTGCCCTGCCTACTGTGCTCCAGCCCAGTCCAGACAATTTGGGTGCTGGCACACACAGCTCCTCATTTTGGGGATGCACAGGGCAGCGACACTGACCTCCCCCCACCTGTGCCCCCCAGTCATGCAGACAGCTCTAGACCTACTTGTGCCTCTTTATTAGGGAGCTTTTGTACATTTATAAAACAATGACGCACATCTCCAATGGTCCCCTCCCACCATGGTGCCTATGCCCACCCCTTCCAGGGCTTGCTCCTATTGGAATggcctgcacacagcactgggcGCCATCCCGCCCACCTAGCACCgtggagatgctgctgcttgtgcCCAGATGATGGTGCAGGAGGAGGTGGTAGGCATGGGGGATGGGGGCATTccctggggctggggacccACACCATACATGCCACAACCCCACGGGCACCAGGACCCCCCTGGTGCACACTGTGCATGCCCTACTTAGGGGTTGTTTTTGTGTGCCCCTGTGCAGGAGTGTTGGATACCCACAATGCTTGCACCATTGGAGAAAACAATTCCAACTGTGGGTGTATTTGCAGGGACACTGGGCTATGCAGATGCCCTGGTCCTCGTACCCTATGTCCCATGCCCCACACATAGGACTCCTCCTGCAACTATGGCTTTGGCCAGGGCATGGCTGTGGTCTCCGGGTACTGGGGACAAGGACTGGTCCCAGCCAGCCTCCCCCTGAGGTCACCAATTCCTGCCATGGGGATTCCTCTCTGCCACATGTGCGTCTTGAGGGGGGCTTTGTTAGCCCGCCCCCCGCCTCCTGAGATATTTTGGGGCTATTTGCCCTGCGCTGGTGTCTGCTACAGTGGAGGGGGAGGCAATGTCCTATGGGAATTGGGGTGCCGGGGGTCCTGCTGAGGCCCTGCCACCCCCGGCAGCAGGAGGACTGGGTGCAGGGCACCTTCCTATCTGTATACAGTCTGGGGGAGGCACAGTGGGTGCTCGGCACCTGGGGGGCAGGAAGGTGGCAGGGGTACGTGCATGGTGCAGAAGAGCTGCAACAGTTGGGTAACAAGGACAGGTGCCTCAACACTGCCCAGGCGTGCCGGGGAACTGCACCTGGGGCAATCTGCTTTGGGCAATGCACGGGATGTGGGGCACTGGGAGGAGAGGATTTGGGGCAGACAGTCATTTTGCAGGGCTAAAACAGGAGTGTGGAAAGTCACAGTGCAGGGGTCTAGCTGGGAATAGCAGTGGGGAGGGAACCTCAGCCCTGGCAGGGTATGTGGGACTGGGGCAAGGTGGGGAGATGTCTGGGGGGTGTCACAGTGGTGGTGGTGCCAGGGGCCAGATGAGTGGCAGGGTGGTGCCATGCAGGTGAAGCTGCAGATAGTGTCCTCCGGCCCTGCCTGACCTGCAGCATGATGGCGACATTCTCTGGGAGGGGATGAGTGGTCCTGGGGGGACAGTGCAGGGCAGAGACCCCCTTCAGGAGAGGTCAGTGGGGAGGGGTTTGGAGGGGTTTGCAGGAAATCCAGCTCACCCCTTGCACGCACTGCCTTGCGGGGGCCCCCTGCCCCCCCAATCCCCCCTAGTGTGCCTGTCCTTGCCCCCTGCTagtctgctcctgcaggcagccaagTTGTGAGGCcacttctgctgctggctggcggGGCGGCCCCCGACTCTGTGTGCTGAGACAGGGCAAGCGGAGGGGCTGGACGAAGGGGCTGGGGGCAGCGACAGTGCCGGTCCCAGGGCCACAATCCCTCTCCATGAGGATGGGGCTGCAAGGGGTGGGGAACCCCAGCTGGAACCCCCTGACCCCAGCTGTCCTAGCAGGCGAAGTCCTCGAAGACACCCTGGTGAGGGTAGTGGTGACGGTGGTGGTGGTTGGGCAGGATGCCCGCATTGTAGGTGCCCTCCACGTGCCGGCCCAGTGTCTCACAGGGGCTCTGCAGGGATGGCAGCGTCAGTGGGGATCCTGCCTGTCCCCATTAATtcccccatccagcctggctcaGCAGCCTGAGGCCATCAAGCTCCCTGGCTCCTGGGAGTGATGTCCCTTTCCCATGAAGCTGCTCATGTCCCCAGTACCTGGTCCTtgagctcctccagccccagtgTGGCAATGCTCCCCGAGGGCTTCTTCAGGGGTGGCTTGGAGCGCCGCAGGACACGACTCACCCTGTCGCGGATCACCTGGGGGCAAAAGGGGGTCAGCCTTGGGGCACCCACAGGGATCCTGTGGGTGCCCCAAGGTGGGACCCTGTGGGAGCAACCCAGTCTGCATGGGCCTGCCTCATGGTCACTGCTGGCCCAGGGACATGGGGTGATTCTGGGTACAGCATCTCTACCTGCATCCCTCTGAGGGATACCCATCCTCCCCCCACCGCCTCCTGCTGGGAGTTCCCCAGTTTGGGAGCTGTAGATAGATAGCCCTCTGGGGTGGCATGGCACTTCTCCCCAGAAAGTCTCGCCCCTGCTTGGCACCATGCTCCTTAGAGGACTCAGAGCACCTCATAAATGTAGTCCAGGATCTCCAGGATGGTAAGGATGCTAGCGCCGATGAACAGGCCCATCTGCCCCCCGATGTCCCCTGGGGAGGAAGAGATAGAACTGGtcaccagcagctgctgcacagcctgAGTAAAGCCATTGGGGCTGAGGCcagacagcagtgccagggcagcAGGATGGAGGGGGACAGCATGGTGACAGGGCTGCAGGATGGCATAGGACAGCATGGTGATGGGATCAGGGGCTGCAGGATGGAGGGAGCAGGCGTGTGCAGGATGAGGGATGGCCAGCCATGAAGTGGGTCCTGAGGAAAGGCTGGAGAGTCACCGAGAAGCCCAGCAAGGTCGTAGGCTTTCTTCTGCTCAATGGCCTCATAGTTGAGTGCCTCGAAGAAGATATCCAGCACCAGGAAGTTCTCCCTGTGGGGACACCATGGCTGTCACCAGCCCACCTACCACCACTGAGCCCAGACTCCCCTAGGCCCTCTCCAACCCGCCCCTTAGAGCTCTCTGGTGTGTTATTCAGGCTGGATTTACAGGACACTGGTTATGGTGGGGACAGGGACATGTCCTGGACTGGGTGGGACTGTGGGATGGGTAGAGGACACCAGGGAGGACACCACAACCACCCTGGGGAGAGGATGCTGGAGGTACTATGTGTACCAAGACCTGGCCTACACAAACTGCCAGGAGCAGGGTGGGGGTATCCCAGATTCCTAGAATCCCCACATGCCTCTGAGAGCCACCCCAGACCCTTCCTGCCCCAAGCAGCTCACCGAATGTAGGTCTCATTCTTGTTGTACTTTCGGGCTAGGTAGCGTGCCGAGCCCTTGTTGGGGATGCGCACCATGGAGATCTCCTTGCCGTAGCGGGTCAGGTTGCATGGTGTGGGGCAGCTGCAGCGCTCCTGGCTGTCCTCCACTGCTGCATCTGGAGGCATGCAATACTGGGCACAGCTGCACCCCCTGATCTCCCCCAGTTCACCCAATCTCCTGCCCATCCCCCAAACCTACCCAGCGTGTGGTCAGCACACTCGATGTACACATTGGGAGAGCAGATGGACTCATTGCCTGTGGAGAAGCAGTGGGTAAGGGATTGGGAATCCGATCCCCCTCTCCTATGCTCGCTCCCCTAAAGATGTGGGGCAGACTGGGAAGGGGCTAAGTGTTGCAGAGAGATGGGGTGAGCCTTGGGTGCAGAAGGATGGGAAAGGAGTGACCCTTGGCTGTAGTGGCCATTGGGTGCAGGCTGGAAGAGGCAGCCCTGGGAAGGAGGAGTGGGGTGTTGGGGAGCCCCCCACGAGCAGGTACACCCCTTACCTGGCATGTGGACCATGCGGCAGTGGCAGCTCCGCACCACGGCCTCCTTCTCACACTGCAGGCGGCAGGCAGCAATGCTGTAGGTATCATAGCCAGGCAGTGTCTGCTCTCCCTGCACACTGGCCCGGCAGTTCCCCCACGGCTGCGGCAGGTAGGTGAGCTGCCAGGGTAAAAGAGTACCATTGTAGTGACACatggtgctgggtgctgggggtGCTTCCCTGGGGCTGCGGGGCACCATGCACCACCCAGCAGAAGTTAGAGTTTCATGGGGAGAAGTGGCATCTCCACAAATGGCACTGCCCAGCTGCCCTCCTGCGTGGCTCCACACCAGCTCAGTCTCATACTAGCCCTCTGAGCCATACTTACCCGCTGTTCCTGGCAAGACACGAACGTCTGGAAGCCGGGCGAGACACCAAAGCCCAGCTGATGGATGTAGGGCGGCTCATCCTGGCTGTGGATCTGGACACGGATGCCAGCTTCGAAAGATGTCTCATCTGTGGGAGATGGAAAGGGAGAGTGGGCAGCCAGCCCTGTCCCAGGGCCGCATGCCTGCCCACAGCACAACCCTCAGCCACACACCCCTGTACACCCCAGCACCCACACCTCAGCCCCAGCACCCCCAGTGTCCGGCTCACCCGCAGCCCCACTCACTGGTCTCCCTCCAGATGGGCAGGTATTCCTCCTGCTGGATGTCCAGCATGATCTCCAGCCCGTTGCCCATGCCACCCTGGCGGGTCACTCGAGGGTTCCTCCGGTCCCCATTGAAGGTGTAGCACTTGCCGTAACGTGTATAGACCTGaagatggagatggagagggATGCTGAAGAGCCCTCTGCAAGCAGGTAACATTCATTGCCCTCTTTACAGGATGCATCAGTCCCTGGGACGCAGGCTGGTGTGAGGCACGGACTCACAGGGTTGAAGTGCTGCGGGCCACAGCGCTCGCCCTGGAAGCGACACTCCACCAGCATGTCCTCTATCTGATGGCTCAGGCGGTGGAAAAAGCTCTGCATGGTGCGCTCGGAGCGACGGGGTGGCAGGAAGCGTGAGTAGTTGGCAAGGCGCGTGAGCCAGCGGCGCTGCTCATCCTCCAGCACGGCCAGCAGCTCAGGCACCAGCGAGCGGTCCTCCCGAGACAGCCCCAACCACTGCCCCACCGAGTACAGGTCAGGCTTGGTGAGCTGCAGGAAGCGCGCCCGGTTCGGGTTGCAGAGGGTTACAGCCGGGAAGCGGAGCTGGGGCACTCTGGCCAGGCGTGCCCGTGTGTGCACGGGGTGTGAGAGCAAGTGGTGCAGGCGGTCGGTAGCTCCAGTggccagcagccctgcagaggccaagaaggccaagcCCCAGAGCAGGCGGCGCAGGCGGGACTGCGGCCGTGTGCCAATGTAGTGCAGCCCTGGGATGCGAGTGGCACGCAGGAAGCCACCCTGTCCTGGTGCGAGGGCTTCTCCATCTGGGCAGCACAATAGGGGCAGCGGCATGGCTGTGGTCAGGACAGATCCCACGCGCCCACCCTACAGCCCCGCTCACCGTCTCTCTCCCGGGAGCCTTTTGCTCGGCACCTTCCCAGAGCCGTATGTGGCAGGCGCCTTCCTGAGCTGTGACGGGcgaggggagggagaggagggggcTGGTGCCGACGCACGCCTTCCCCAACCTCGATTTGGGAATGGAAAATTCCTCCCCAAGCCGGGCTGGGGGTTGGGGTAACGTGGTGCTACCCCAGGCTGGGCGTCCCGGCAGCCCCCCACGCCCCAGGACAGGGGCACGGGGATGCCACGTCCAGCTCCTCGCCCAGAGAAGCTGCACCCCAGCGCACCCCTCCCCGCTCTCTGGCCCAGGGTCCTGCATGCACCCCCAGGGGCACCCAGCCGATGTGGGGCAAAAgcggctgtggggctgggagcccTTTCCCTGAGCTGGCAGCACGGTGCCAGGCCTGAGGGCACCATCAACGTGTGTGGCCCCACTCCCCACCGCGGTGCCCGGCTCCGCCGGCGCCCCATCGCCCTCCGTCCNNNNNNNNNNNNNNNNNNNNNNNNNNNNNNNNNNNNNNNNNNNNNNNNNNNNNNNNNNNNNNNNNNNNNNNNNNNNNNNNNNNNNNNNNNNNNNNNNNNNCGGGGCCCCGGGGAGGGGGCGGGGCTTCAGTGATGGAGCGGCGCTGGGGCGGCGCTGGGGCTGTGCGTTCGGGCTGTGCGTTCGGGCACGGTCAGGACGTGCAGAGGGGCTGAGTTTTGGGGCATGTGCTTGGCTGTTCAATAGGCCTCGCATTGCGGACTGTATAGGGACATGTGCCAGAGTGTGCATTCAGATTTCCGAAGTATATTGGGCTGTGCACTGGGGTTGTGAATTGCAGCATGTGTTGGGCTATGCACCAAGGTATGCTACGGAGAGCCCTGGGGCATGCATGAAGGTGTGCATCAGGCCATGCACCAGGCTCTGTTCTGTGGTATGCACTGTGTTCCGGGCCTTGCTTTGAATCATGCACAAGGGGAAATTAGCAAAAAGGAAAGGTCCTTGTGTCTGGGGAACCTGCTGCTGCTTACCCAGGTAGGAGGCTGGGTAAATGGAACgaccagcagctctgcagaggcaGAATTCCCCTGGCTTCcatctcccagctgcagctctcaAAGCCCCCAGGCACGGCCCctcctggcaggcagcaggctCTTGGCAGAGGCACCGTTCCCCTGGCAGCCCCCAACAGCCCCACGCCAGCCTGAGACaaagcccagagctgcagc
Above is a genomic segment from Meleagris gallopavo isolate NT-WF06-2002-E0010 breed Aviagen turkey brand Nicholas breeding stock chromosome 7, Turkey_5.1, whole genome shotgun sequence containing:
- the ASIC4 gene encoding acid-sensing ion channel 4, whose amino-acid sequence is MPLPLLCCPDGEALAPGQGGFLRATRIPGLHYIGTRPQSRLRRLLWGLAFLASAGLLATGATDRLHHLLSHPVHTRARLARVPQLRFPAVTLCNPNRARFLQLTKPDLYSVGQWLGLSREDRSLVPELLAVLEDEQRRWLTRLANYSRFLPPRRSERTMQSFFHRLSHQIEDMLVECRFQGERCGPQHFNPVYTRYGKCYTFNGDRRNPRVTRQGGMGNGLEIMLDIQQEEYLPIWRETNETSFEAGIRVQIHSQDEPPYIHQLGFGVSPGFQTFVSCQEQRLTYLPQPWGNCRASVQGEQTLPGYDTYSIAACRLQCEKEAVVRSCHCRMVHMPGNESICSPNVYIECADHTLDAAVEDSQERCSCPTPCNLTRYGKEISMVRIPNKGSARYLARKYNKNETYIRENFLVLDIFFEALNYEAIEQKKAYDLAGLLGDIGGQMGLFIGASILTILEILDYIYEVIRDRVSRVLRRSKPPLKKPSGSIATLGLEELKDQSPCETLGRHVEGTYNAGILPNHHHRHHYPHQGVFEDFAC
- the LOC104911692 gene encoding uncharacterized protein LOC104911692 isoform X2: MQAVLGGGLCSPYPRSCQEPIGEPERAELRVGDCSKCSPCYHCTLYPNAWPGFPTRCWGAPTAALMSTGSQASYQRQTRFLSVCHCCLLCHCPHNCAAGRCFSTNHPQLGHCTGRVRMSQHKAALIHTKVVTGSWCCVLPRCEDVSEELSEEECSIARRAQRVALEVLEDALRKDRVLMKNLKDVVVLTGVGGEGWVERYAMLTERLLRSLIAQLQQAAFLKNPRKAGSYAYVKQNSWDRTIYLCPLFWQAPDELQKDSQPGTLIHEASHFLGLHDITYATASFRAGGGGTAICTDGHMPLSETLRKALLNANSIEYEFEIVLRHRQPYQGGCYACCGETARNSVCENALPWGGPACGPQSTAASTIGDMVQLALLPTRDAMRRCLWDMRRAAEALGQCQRAMLVANIAGGVVSVAGGVAAMAGLLLAPAALVNTLLLAAVGFGITTAGSITSTAATISSSVGCLVRKGEAEMLLEKFAAQAQAFTGCQETVERARRLLEALGQEENLDVILGVFRVVVGLGRSIFNGSSALRVSTVVAGASNATSLAGTASYVLLGLCLALDIFFISKDSAHLHHGTCLELAERIHAATAMLEREFGAIDEFCEKIRLILEEQE
- the LOC104911692 gene encoding uncharacterized protein LOC104911692 isoform X1, which encodes MQAVLGGGLCSPYPRSCQEPIGEPERAELRVGDCSKCSPCYHCTLYPNAWPGFPTRCWGAPTAALMSTGSQASYQRQTRFLSVCHCCLLCHCPHNCAAGRCFSTNHPQLGHCTGRVRLVEPPGDGGAWRWEVEGEGWKVRAGLEGEGKGGVSTLRAICSTGRCPDPLPRRMSQHKAALIHTKVVTGSWCCVLPRCEDVSEELSEEECSIARRAQRVALEVLEDALRKDRVLMKNLKDVVVLTGVGGEGWVERYAMLTERLLRSLIAQLQQAAFLKNPRKAGSYAYVKQNSWDRTIYLCPLFWQAPDELQKDSQPGTLIHEASHFLGLHDITYATASFRAGGGGTAICTDGHMPLSETLRKALLNANSIEYEFEIVLRHRQPYQGGCYACCGETARNSVCENALPWGGPACGPQSTAASTIGDMVQLALLPTRDAMRRCLWDMRRAAEALGQCQRAMLVANIAGGVVSVAGGVAAMAGLLLAPAALVNTLLLAAVGFGITTAGSITSTAATISSSVGCLVRKGEAEMLLEKFAAQAQAFTGCQETVERARRLLEALGQEENLDVILGVFRVVVGLGRSIFNGSSALRVSTVVAGASNATSLAGTASYVLLGLCLALDIFFISKDSAHLHHGTCLELAERIHAATAMLEREFGAIDEFCEKIRLILEEQE